The following proteins are co-located in the Acinetobacter sp. NCu2D-2 genome:
- a CDS encoding DUF2789 family protein, whose amino-acid sequence MLDMHVTLELLFDQLGLDSSQEQIEAFVESHQLDQNTALHQAPFWNENQKNFIISHWKKDDEWAIVVDELNALLHQNDGVD is encoded by the coding sequence ATGTTAGATATGCACGTTACGCTCGAACTGCTGTTTGATCAATTGGGACTAGACAGTAGTCAGGAGCAAATTGAGGCATTTGTTGAATCGCATCAGCTTGACCAGAACACAGCACTTCATCAGGCGCCGTTTTGGAATGAAAATCAGAAAAATTTTATTATCAGTCATTGGAAAAAGGATGATGAGTGGGCCATCGTGGTAGATGAATTGAATGCACTCTTACATCAAAATGATGGTGTTGATTAG